The genomic interval CTAATGTAGCCATAATGGCGGAGGAGGAGGTTCTAAGCCATGAATATGCCGAAACCGTATCTACGTTGGCTATTGAATACAACGGTAAAAGCCTTACCATGCAGGAGGCCTCATCGATGATGGAGCTCTCAGACCGCCGAATAAGGCATGAGGTTTATTTGCTGATGCTTCAACAGCGGCTAGGCGTAACCATTAACCTTCATTACCTCATGGACGAGTTGCTAAAGCTTCGTTACCGGATAGCAGTGAATGCTGGGTTTAAGAATTACCGCGACTATAGGCACTTAGAGCTCGAGCGGTTTAGCTACAGCGTGGCTGAAGTACAAGCGTTACACCAGCTAGTTGTAAAGTATTTTGTTCCCCTTGCCGATAAGGTTCTGGTGCGAAGAAAACGATTGCTTGGAGTGGATGAGTTAAAGCCGTGGGACCTAGAGGTTGATCCTTTCGGTGTAGTGCCGCTTATGCCGTTTGAAAGGGTTGAGCAGCTGGTAGAAAAGGGACGCTCTGTTCTCGCGTTTATCGATGCACGTATGGGCTCATTGGTTGACCGCATGGCTACTTCGGGGCACATGGACCTCGAAAGTCGACATGGCAAGATGCCGGGAGCTTTCAGCTATCCACTGCCACTCAGCAAAAGTTCTTTTCTCTTCATGAATGCTGCTGGTGTTTACGACGATGTGGTAACCTTTATGCACGAAATGGGGCATGCCTTTCACGAGCAACTTGGCAGCAGCTTACCATACTCGTTTCAGAAAGATTTACCCATAGAGGTTGCAGAGTTAGCCTCCATGTCGATGGAGCTGATGTCATCCTCAAAGTGGGACTCTTTTTATGGCGAAGCCGAGCTGAAAAGGGCAAAATTGCGACTGCTTGAGGAGGTTGCCCTTGCCTTACCTTGGATTGTGGCGATTGATGAATTTCAGCACTGGCTTTACACACACCCAGAACATAGCCATGCTGAGCGCGATGGCGCTTGGACAAAAGTATATCGAAAATACGTTAGCCATGAGATAAGCTGGCTTGGTGCAGAGGAGGGATTTGTGTTTGCTTGGCAGCGTCAGCTACATATATTTGAGGATCCGTTCTACTACATTGAATATGCCATTGCTCAGTTGGGTGCACTTGAGCTATATCAGCAATTTACTCAATCGTCGGAAGAAACTTTACAACGCTTTACATTGGCTCTAGAGCTGGGAGGTTCCATACCAATGGAAGATCTTTACGCAAGGGCTGGCCTCAGCTTCTCTCTCTCGGAACAGAGAGTTAGTCTACTGTCCAACTTTTTAGAAGAGCAGCTGATCTCACTCTGGGAATAAAAAAAGCTGGGAATTTCCCAGCTTTAATGTTTATCCTTATTAGTTAAGAATTATTCGGTAATAATCTCATATTCTGGTGTGTATCGCACCTTAAATACACCGCAATTTTCAAATCCACCCTCTGGGGATACCCTTTTAAACTGGTAGGCGCTCTGTATGAGCATCTCGTGGTCGCAGGGAATACATTGCTCAATCGATTTGCCATACTTGGAAAGAGTGGGCACGAAGTAGTAGATCACGTCAAAACCTTGGAAGGCAAATTGGTTAGGTTCAGCATCGAATTGGTTACGGTAGAGTTTAACAAACTTCTTGACTAATGGCGATGAGTAATCTACAAAGTATGGGGAGATATAGCGCAACCCCAACGTATAGTAGCTGTTGATATCCACACTTTCAAACCTTTGCCACGATGGCATTCCGTAAAGTTCAATGGGAGTGTTGTAAACCACCTTCATGTTGTTAAGTTTGCTCAGCAGATCCGACACAAATGCTTCGTTATCGGAAGGTACCACCACGAGGTTAATCATTGATATAGAGAACATCTTAGAAAATTTATCGACTACCGATTCAAAGGGCTGGCCAGTATGGTAGGCCATTTGATGAAATGTTTTAATAATGGAATCGCCCAGATTCCTATCGGTAAACCTAGCCGATAACTTCTCGCGAAGAAGTTTTACTATATCGGAGGAATCCTTCCCCGCCTCGTAAAGTAGAACTACGTTGCAATCCTTGCGGTTCGAAACATAATCGGCAAGGGCATTCACTTGATCTAAGTAAGAGGGTCGGATTTGAATGAGATATGGATTTTTGGCAACCATGTTTGGTATCGCTGCAAGCGGTGAAACCATATAGATTTGTCTTTTTTGAGCATACTCAGCCACTGGCTTAATTTCGTTGCTGTAAACCGGGCCAATGATAAGTTCGGTGGATTGGCTCAACCGCTTTACTTGTTCCCTTACCCTCAAGGGATCACGCTTGCTGTCCAGCACCTGTAAATCCATCTTATATCCGGTATCCTTAAGTACCTCAAGCGCCATCAGTGCACCTTGGTAAAAGTTCATAAAGTTCTGCTGCTCTGTTGCAGCGCTAACATTGGGATTCCCGATGCTTAAGCTATCAATAAGGTCAACTTTATTTGCATTGAAGGGGAGAATCAAAGCTAGATGAACGGTATCCTTCTTCATCTCATTGGGACCGATTTCGCAATTGCACGGAGAAGCTACCACTTCGCTAGTAACCGTTTTCAAAATGGTGTCCGTTGAAGTTACTGCTTCATGAACAAATCGCAGCGGAACTCTTAGGCTAAAGTCAAGTTTGAGTACTCCGTCGGTAGTAGGGTTTAAGGCTATGAGGGTATCGAGTGGAATTGTATATCGTTTTGATAAGGAGTAGAATGTCTCCTTGGCCTTTACCTTGTGGTAGAGATATGCGCCAGCAACTATATCGGATGTATCTGAAGGCAGTGTTCCTATCTCCTTCTTAAGCGAGTCCTTCATTCTTTCTGCCTTTGGAAGAGCGCTTTTTGGAATTACCACCACTTGGCTCTCTTCCAAGCCATTTTCAACATCAGCATTATTTTTCATTAGCACCTCTACCGGAACTTGGTAAAGCCGCGAGATGGCCGACAGCGTTTCACCCTTTTTAACGATATGGTATATGAAGTCGTTGTCTTCAGTTACTCCTCTGAGATCTGATTCTCTGATAATAGCAGCTGGAATTTTTAGGGCCTGATCGACCTTTAGCCCTTGAAATATATCGGGATTTTCTGCGGCAATGTCGGCCTGGCTAACTCCGTAGGCTTTGCTTATGGAGTATAAGGTTTCGCCTTTCTGAACAATATGAACATAGTAAAATTTTCCTCCAATTTTTACCTTTTGATTCGATTTCTGTATCTGTACAGGAGTGGTGGGCTGATCTTGTCCAAAGGAGGGAAGTGCGGCAATCATTAACAGCAGCACTAGAATCTTTTTTATCATTGTATAGCTGTTTTGCTTTTTAGTCTTACTTCGCAAAGGTAAAAAACTAACCTTACATGCTAAAAATTGTGTCGCATTACGGGTGAAATAATGCGAAAGTATCCCAATCTTTGGGTTTACTGAACCTTTGTTGCCCCCAATTGTTAAGTTTTTTGGTTTTATGGCTAGGTATAAAAGGCTGATTGGGTGAACAATTCACATTAATTACCGAAAATAGTATGAAAGGTTTGGGGGAAGAGTGTTCATTGGCTACTTTTGCAACTCAGCCGTAAATAATGCAGAGCCAATCTAAAATTTTCTTCAGTCTAGGATTAACAGAGCATCGTTTCTGGGGGGTAATTCTGTTACCTTACCTTTTGGAAAGAATTGCCGATTCACCTATACTTAAAATTGCCGAGAACCTTCACGGGAAAGAGCAAACCAAAACCATAGAGCTCACTGCTGCCGAAAAGCAGGTGCTCAAGTTGGTGAACGAGTATAGTGAGAAGTCGCTTTTCAAGCTCTTTGCAAAGCAGAAAACCCAAACGGAGTTTATTGCGCAGCTGTCGGCTGAGC from Williamwhitmania sp. carries:
- a CDS encoding M3 family oligoendopeptidase; this translates as MKKSLQQKIVHLKLTPEKVREIFRLLQNQSLASFDEVEAFLRLRTIIDERLSQEMANRYIAFAKNTTETQAREQLNFFVEEIDPIAQENDNALDAMLIKSKYANDYLRSSAPLYLKQLQRRVELFRTANVAIMAEEEVLSHEYAETVSTLAIEYNGKSLTMQEASSMMELSDRRIRHEVYLLMLQQRLGVTINLHYLMDELLKLRYRIAVNAGFKNYRDYRHLELERFSYSVAEVQALHQLVVKYFVPLADKVLVRRKRLLGVDELKPWDLEVDPFGVVPLMPFERVEQLVEKGRSVLAFIDARMGSLVDRMATSGHMDLESRHGKMPGAFSYPLPLSKSSFLFMNAAGVYDDVVTFMHEMGHAFHEQLGSSLPYSFQKDLPIEVAELASMSMELMSSSKWDSFYGEAELKRAKLRLLEEVALALPWIVAIDEFQHWLYTHPEHSHAERDGAWTKVYRKYVSHEISWLGAEEGFVFAWQRQLHIFEDPFYYIEYAIAQLGALELYQQFTQSSEETLQRFTLALELGGSIPMEDLYARAGLSFSLSEQRVSLLSNFLEEQLISLWE
- a CDS encoding LysM peptidoglycan-binding domain-containing protein, which produces MIKKILVLLLMIAALPSFGQDQPTTPVQIQKSNQKVKIGGKFYYVHIVQKGETLYSISKAYGVSQADIAAENPDIFQGLKVDQALKIPAAIIRESDLRGVTEDNDFIYHIVKKGETLSAISRLYQVPVEVLMKNNADVENGLEESQVVVIPKSALPKAERMKDSLKKEIGTLPSDTSDIVAGAYLYHKVKAKETFYSLSKRYTIPLDTLIALNPTTDGVLKLDFSLRVPLRFVHEAVTSTDTILKTVTSEVVASPCNCEIGPNEMKKDTVHLALILPFNANKVDLIDSLSIGNPNVSAATEQQNFMNFYQGALMALEVLKDTGYKMDLQVLDSKRDPLRVREQVKRLSQSTELIIGPVYSNEIKPVAEYAQKRQIYMVSPLAAIPNMVAKNPYLIQIRPSYLDQVNALADYVSNRKDCNVVLLYEAGKDSSDIVKLLREKLSARFTDRNLGDSIIKTFHQMAYHTGQPFESVVDKFSKMFSISMINLVVVPSDNEAFVSDLLSKLNNMKVVYNTPIELYGMPSWQRFESVDINSYYTLGLRYISPYFVDYSSPLVKKFVKLYRNQFDAEPNQFAFQGFDVIYYFVPTLSKYGKSIEQCIPCDHEMLIQSAYQFKRVSPEGGFENCGVFKVRYTPEYEIITE